A DNA window from Candidatus Zixiibacteriota bacterium contains the following coding sequences:
- a CDS encoding HAD-IIIA family hydrolase, whose amino-acid sequence MKPVVFLDRDGTLIEEVCFLRREENIKVFPETPRALSLLRKAGFALIVISNQSGVARGYLTEERVVELNRVVFNQLRMLGEVPDAFYYCPYHDNADLPEYRKDSHDRKPGTGLAEKASREFEIDLRKSYSIGDKLADVGLARNLGGKGVLLLTGHGRKEREKIDSDSDFVPDFIAENILVAAEWIVNDYSNKL is encoded by the coding sequence ATGAAGCCGGTGGTGTTTCTGGATCGCGACGGTACCCTGATCGAGGAAGTTTGTTTTTTGCGTCGCGAGGAGAATATCAAAGTTTTTCCGGAAACACCCAGGGCTTTGAGTCTTTTGAGAAAGGCAGGATTTGCCCTGATTGTAATCTCAAATCAATCCGGGGTAGCCCGCGGATATCTGACCGAAGAGCGGGTAGTCGAGCTCAACCGGGTGGTATTCAATCAACTGCGGATGCTGGGAGAGGTACCGGATGCCTTCTACTATTGCCCCTATCACGATAATGCCGATCTTCCGGAATACCGTAAAGACAGCCATGACCGCAAACCCGGTACCGGCCTGGCGGAAAAAGCCTCTCGTGAGTTCGAGATCGATCTGAGAAAGTCATATTCGATCGGCGATAAACTGGCTGATGTCGGTCTTGCCCGGAACCTGGGTGGCAAAGGTGTATTGCTCCTGACCGGGCATGGCAGAAAAGAACGCGAAAAAATAGATTCAGATTCGGACTTTGTGCCTGATTTTATCGCCGAAAATATCCTCGTGGCCGCTGAGTGGATTGTGAATGATTACAGCAATAAACTCTGA